A window of Cryptomeria japonica chromosome 3, Sugi_1.0, whole genome shotgun sequence contains these coding sequences:
- the LOC131051113 gene encoding amino acid permease 2-like: MIRPNLDVGRQGIEVMSVPVIRNKGLIKANLDKDTIKSPPRENKTMKKAIMMGMIVTTLFYMSVGLVGYATFGNDALGNMFTGFGFYEPFWLIDIGNLCIVIHLVGPIFAIIEEWASHKWKRNGLVHTVHIIRIPLCGSISFTIFSLLVRSLVVVSTTVLAMLLPFFNTLMGFIGAVSFWPLTVYLPIQMYLTQTNVQKWSSKWVLNQSLSLICFLIIVAGIVGAITGISQDLRHVTIFDMKY, translated from the exons ATGATCAGACCCAACCTGGATGTGGGCAGACAGGGAATAGAAGTAATGTCTGTACCAGTCATCAGAAATAAGGGCCTTATcaaggcaaacttggataag GACACCATCAAATCTCCTCCTCGAGAGAACAAAACCATGAAAAAAGCAATAATGATGGGCATGATAGTTACAACTCTTTTTTACATGTCCGTAGGCTTAGTTGGGTATGCAACTTTTGGCAATGATGCACTTGGAAATATGTTCACTGGGTTTGGTTTCTACGAGCCATTCTGGTTGATTGACATAGGCAATCTTTGCATTGTTATTCACCTTGTGGGA CCTATATTTGCAATCATTGAGGAATGGGCATCTCATAAGTGGAAAAGAAATGGCCTTGTACACACCGTACACATCATAAGGATTCCATTATGTGGATCCATAAGCTTTACTATATTCTCTCTATTAGTGAGAAGTTTAGTCGTCGTGTCAACAACAGTGCTTGCCATGCTTTTGCCTTTCTTCAATACGTTGATGGGGTTTATAGGTGCTGTCTCATTCTGGCCACTGACTGTGTACCTTCCAATTCAAATGTATCTAACACAAACCAATGTGCAAAAATGGAGTTCAAAATGGGTACTCAATCAATCTCTTAGCTTAATTTGCTTTCTTATTATAGTGGCTGGTATTGTGGGCGCAATCACAGGAATATCTCAGGACCTCAGACATGTAACTATCTTTGACATGAAATATTAG